CCTGAAATCGATTACGATAAAGTGGATCGTGTTCGTGGTTTGGATATTACCATTACTACGACTGCGAAATCAGATGATGAAGGTCGCGCACTGTTAGCAGCGTTTAACTTCCCGTTCCGCAAGTAAGGCAGGGCATTCATGGCTAAGAAATCTATGAAAGCACGTGATGTAAAACGTGCGAATTTAGCTGAGAAATTCTTCGCAAAACGCGCAGAACTGAAAGCTATCGTTTCAGATGTGAACGTATCTGACGAAGATCGTTGGAATGCTGTTCTGAAACTGCAAACTATGCCACGTGATTCAAGTCCTTCACGTCAGCGTAACCGCTGCCGTCAAACTGGACGTCCGCACGGTTTCCTGCGGAAATTTGGCCTCAGCCGTATTAAAGTCCGTGAAGCCGCTATGCGCGGTGAAATCCCGGGCCTTAGAAAGGCTAGCTGGTAATTACCATAATTGAATCACGGGAGTAAAGACAGATGAGCATGCAAGATCCCATCGCGGATATGCTGACCCGTATCCGTAACGGTCAGGCCGCGAATAAAGTTGCGGTCACAATGCCTTCCTCCAAGCTGAAAGTGGCGATTGCCAACGTGCTTAAGGAAGAAGGTTATATCGAAGATTTTAAAATTGAAGGCGACACTAAGCCAGAATTGGAAATTACTTTAAAATATTTCCAAGGTAAGGCTGTAGTAGAAAGCATTCAGCGCGTAAGCCGTCCAAGTCTGCGCATCTATAAAAGAAAAGATGAGCTGCCACAAGTTATGGCAGGACTGGGCATCGCTGTTGTTTCTACCTCAAAAGGTGTTATGACTGATCGTGCAGCTCGCCAAGCAGGTCTTGGTGGCGAGATTATCTGCTACGTAGCTTAATTCGGGAGGAAAGAATGTCTCGTGTGGCAAAAGCACCCGTCGTCATTCCTGCCGGCGTAGAGGTTAAACTCAACGGTCAGGTAATTACGATTAAGGGTAAAAACGGCGAGCTAACTCGTACTATCCATAATGCAGTTGAAATTCAACATGCTGACAACCAGTTAACTTTCGCACCTCG
This portion of the Proteus vulgaris genome encodes:
- the rpsN gene encoding 30S ribosomal protein S14; this encodes MAKKSMKARDVKRANLAEKFFAKRAELKAIVSDVNVSDEDRWNAVLKLQTMPRDSSPSRQRNRCRQTGRPHGFLRKFGLSRIKVREAAMRGEIPGLRKASW
- the rpsH gene encoding 30S ribosomal protein S8; protein product: MSMQDPIADMLTRIRNGQAANKVAVTMPSSKLKVAIANVLKEEGYIEDFKIEGDTKPELEITLKYFQGKAVVESIQRVSRPSLRIYKRKDELPQVMAGLGIAVVSTSKGVMTDRAARQAGLGGEIICYVA